A genomic region of Gossypium hirsutum isolate 1008001.06 chromosome D01, Gossypium_hirsutum_v2.1, whole genome shotgun sequence contains the following coding sequences:
- the LOC107921392 gene encoding receptor-like protein 9DC3 yields the protein MVGYHSPTFNLLLCFHFISVLCSPSSPTHLCSPNQSAALFQFKTHFSINQTASKDCEYSYPKAKTTSWKKGTDCCLWDGEIQNFFGRFPSLTHLNLFYSWFSRPVPHEISYLSNLVSLHLSDRPITDLIGFQAPGPILKLEKSAVNGIVRNLTKVREIYLDGIDMSSIDPNSFVNLSYSLASLSLCRCHLRGKLPDNIFKLPNIEYLSLDENSKLTGQFPKSNWSSPLVILSASMTSLSGELPESFGDLKSLAGLALLSSNFSGSIPTSLGNLTQLEFLFLSYNYFSGKIPSSLTNLAKLGLLSLRWNQLEGSLPETPNAFPNLGFLDLSNNLLSGTTPSWLYTIPLVHLDLGNNQFIGHISEFQNRLLSLNMLVLKNNSFRGPIPSSISKLVNLSFLDLSSNKLNGTISSDMFSELHSLQYLDLSSDTLSLSSNNSVTYVLQGSKNLSVLDFSNNRIRGRLSKFPWKDIEFLNLRSNFIEGDLPELPPNIRFLSVSNNSLTGTLSGICNAKFIEILDLSHNDFSGVIPQCIGSFSQSLSSLNLKMNKLHGAIPSTFAKGCALKNLNLNSNHLEGPLKPSITNCKDLQVLDVGNNMINDSFPHWIEALSELQVLVLRSNKFHGPITAPTSPQSLLKLQIVDLSCNNFFGPLPTGYIKDFKGMINILDDGKDLTIFTSIDLSSNNFEGQIPRDIGELSSLRGLNLSHNNLVGHIPSSLRNMTRLEWLDLSSNQLSGQIPTGLLDLTFLSSFNVSYNQLVGPIPKGKQFNTFENGSYHENEGLCGVPLSRGCNNNVLGQPPPAPWMNSQEDDGSKLEFGWKAVAIGYGFGFIFGAAIGCARLRTGKPKWLVTLFEARRRRR from the exons ATGGTGGGATACCATTCGCCTACCTTCAATCTATTACTTTGTTTCCATTTCATATCAGTTTTATGTTCTCCTTCTTCACCAACACATTTGTGCTCTCCTAACCAAAGTGCTGCCTTGTTCCAATTCAAAACCCACTTTTCCATTAACCAAACTGCTTCTAAAGATTGTGAATATTCTTATCCTAAGGCTAAGACCACCTCATGGAAGAAGGGTACAGATTGCTGCTTATGGGATGGA GAAATCCAAAATTTCTTCGGTCGCTTTCCAAGCTTAACACATCTTAACCTTTTCTATTCATGGTTTTCACGTCCTGTTCCCCACGAAATCTCCTATCTCTCCAATTTAGTTTCACTGCATCTTTCCGACCGTCCAATTACAGATCTCATTGGCTTTCAAGCGCCTGGACCAATTTTGAAACTTGAAAAATCCGCTGTAAACGGAATAGTGCGGAACTTGACAAAGGTAAGGGAGATCTATTTGGATGGAATAGACATGTCATCCATTGATCCTAATTCCTTCGTCAATCTTTCTTACTCTCTCGCATCTCTCAGTCTTTGTCGTTGTCATTTGCGGGGAAAATTGCCAGACAACATTTTCAAACTTCCCAACATCGAGTACCTGAGTTTGGATGAAAACTCTAAACTCACTGGTCAGTTTCCAAAATCCAATTGGAGCAGTCCCCTAGTGATTTTGAGCGCATCCATGACGTCTTTGTCTGGAGAATTGCCTGAATCATTTGGAGATTTAAAGTCTTTAGCGGGTTTGGCTCTATTGTCTAGTAACTTCTCTGGATCAATTCCTACATCACTAGGAAATCTAACTCAGCTAGAATTCTTATTCCTTTCATATAACTATTTTAGTGGTAAGATTCCTTCTTCACTTACAAACCTCGCAAAACTGGGCCTTCTTTCCCTTCGATGGAACCAATTAGAGGGCTCTCTTCCTGAAACCCCAAATGCATTTCCAAATCTAGGCTTTCTTGATTTATCTAATAATTTACTCAGTGGTACAACGCCATCTTGGCTTTATACCATTCCTCTTGTACATCTAGATCTTGGAAACAATCAATTCATTGGTCATATCAGTGAATTCCAAAATAGACTTTTAAGTTTGAACATGTTAGTTTTGAAAAATAACAGCTTTCGAGGTCCGATTCCAAGCTCAATTTCTAAACTTGTGAACCTCTCTTTCCTTGATTTATCGTCGAATAAACTCAACGGTACAATAAGTTCGGACATGTTCTCAGAGCTTCACAGTCTCCAATATCTTGATCTTTCATCTGATACCCTGTCGCTGAGCTCCAACAACAGCGTCACTTATGTCTTACAAGGGtcaaaaaatttaagtgttttagACTTTTCCAATAATAGAATTCGTGGCCGACTGTCCAAATTTCCTTGGAAAGACATTGAGTTTTTAAACCTCCGCTCGAATTTCATTGAAGGTGATCTACCGGAATTACCCCCTAATATCAGATTCCTATCAGTCTCAAACAATAGTTTGACTGGAACGTTGTCAGGTATATGCAATGCGAAATTTATTGAGATTCTCGATTTGTCTCATAATGATTTCAGTGGAGTCATCCCACAATGCATCGGAAGCTTTAGCCAGAGTCTTTCATCGTTGAACTTGAAGATGAATAAGCTCCATGGAGCCATTCCCTCGACATTTGCTAAAGGATGTGCATTGAAGAATCTGAACTTGAATAGCAATCATTTGGAAGGGCCATTGAAACCTTCAATCACCAACTGCAAAGACTTGCAAGTTCTAGATGTTGGCAACAACATGATAAATGATAGCTTTCCTCATTGGATCGAGGCATTATCAGAGTTACAAGTTCTTGTACTTCGTTCCAACAAATTCCATGGTCCAATAACGGCTCCTACGAGTCCTCAATCTCTTCTGAAATTGCAAATAGTTGATCTCTCCTGCAACAACTTTTTTGGTCCTCTGCCAACCGGCTACATAAAAGATTTCAAAGGAATGATCAATATTCTTGACGATGGCAAAG ATTTAACTATTTTCACAAGCATTGATCTCTCAAGCAACAACTTTGAAGGACAGATTCCAAGAGACATCGGAGAGCTTAGTTCGCTACGAGGTCTTAATCTTTCTCATAACAATCTCGTTGGGCATATACCATCTTCACTTAGAAACATGACTAGGCTTGAATGGTTGGATCTTTCGTCCAATCAGTTGAGTGGGCAAATTCCAACGGGATTGCTAGATTTGACCTTCCTTTCCTCCTTCAACGTTTCATATAATCAACTTGTTGGACCCATACCAAAAGGCAAGCAGTTCAACACTTTTGAAAATGGTTCGTACCATGAAAATGAGGGATTATGTGGCGTTCCACTCTCTAGAGGCTGCAACAACAACGTGTTGGGGCAACCACCTCCTGCACCGTGGATGAACTCTCAAGAAGACGATGGCTCAAAGCTTGAATTTGGGTGGAAAGCTGTTGCGATCGGTTATGGATTTGGATTCATATTTGGAGCGGCAATCGGATGTGCTCGTCTTAGAACCGGTAAGCCCAAATGGCTCGTGACCTTGTTTGAAGCTCGAAGACGAAGAAGGTGA